A portion of the Sphingobacterium spiritivorum genome contains these proteins:
- a CDS encoding DUF3347 domain-containing protein, with protein MKSLKNIFSLILLLGIAASPVLAAAQIKNAKTETIRIEGSSQACKNLIEKAGSKKGESALDWNTNTKEASLTYNSQKTSKDEVLKRVALAGFDNEMYLAPTDVYQALSPECQYKGAIKTSMAESGSKDMDHSKMDHSTTESTNERTAKESKLESLYKNYFTIKDALIKGDSKTVTTAAANLKSAIAAIKMGELQPKEHDIWMMVMKDLEKQAAALQSSKGLDKQRVAFTALSETVYKLIKASDPDYMVYYNHCPMYNDGKGANWLSKEKAIQNPYYGSQMLTCGSTKEIIK; from the coding sequence ATGAAATCACTCAAAAATATATTTTCACTGATCTTATTATTAGGAATAGCAGCTTCACCTGTGCTGGCTGCTGCACAAATCAAAAATGCAAAAACCGAAACTATCCGCATTGAAGGAAGTTCACAAGCCTGTAAAAACCTGATTGAAAAGGCAGGAAGCAAAAAGGGTGAATCTGCACTCGACTGGAATACAAATACCAAGGAGGCTTCACTCACCTACAATAGTCAGAAAACATCAAAAGACGAAGTGCTGAAACGTGTTGCTTTGGCTGGATTTGACAACGAAATGTATCTCGCACCAACAGATGTATATCAGGCACTTAGCCCCGAATGTCAATATAAAGGTGCAATAAAAACGAGTATGGCAGAATCCGGATCAAAGGATATGGATCATTCGAAAATGGATCATTCAACAACAGAGAGTACTAACGAACGTACTGCTAAGGAGTCTAAACTTGAATCTTTATACAAGAATTACTTTACAATAAAAGATGCGTTGATAAAAGGTGACAGCAAAACTGTAACAACAGCTGCTGCAAACTTAAAATCAGCAATTGCAGCCATTAAAATGGGCGAGCTGCAACCAAAAGAGCATGATATATGGATGATGGTCATGAAAGATCTTGAAAAACAGGCCGCAGCTCTTCAGTCTTCAAAGGGTTTGGATAAACAAAGAGTAGCTTTCACTGCATTATCCGAAACTGTTTATAAATTGATCAAAGCTTCTGACCCTGATTATATGGTTTACTATAACCACTGTCCGATGTACAATGACGGTAAAGGAGCGAATTGGTTAAGCAAGGAAAAAGCTATCCAAAATCCGTACTACGGATCGCAAATGCTAACGTGCGGATCAACAAAGGAGATCATTAAATAG
- a CDS encoding HYC_CC_PP family protein translates to MKKIFLLFLSYLYLMSAFGVAIQTHFCKKETVQETNFFTKPIPPEEPCAICVSKNKGQTKKKDGCCQHETKVLKLTEEQQKVVKTELSFKFWNEAILHRFFGAVFESPSVYLTFAFEHYPQPLLYVQATPLYIYHCVYRI, encoded by the coding sequence ATGAAAAAAATATTTCTGCTTTTTCTTTCTTATCTGTATCTGATGTCTGCCTTTGGTGTAGCCATTCAGACACATTTCTGTAAAAAAGAAACTGTTCAGGAAACCAACTTTTTCACTAAACCTATTCCCCCTGAGGAGCCTTGTGCGATCTGTGTAAGTAAAAATAAGGGACAGACAAAGAAAAAAGATGGCTGTTGCCAGCACGAGACAAAAGTACTTAAGTTAACAGAGGAGCAGCAGAAGGTTGTCAAAACGGAGCTGTCTTTTAAATTCTGGAACGAAGCTATTCTGCATCGTTTCTTTGGAGCTGTATTCGAATCGCCTTCCGTTTATCTGACTTTTGCTTTTGAGCATTATCCTCAACCTCTCCTCTATGTACAGGCAACTCCGCTGTATATTTATCATTGCGTATATCGTATTTAG
- a CDS encoding TolC family protein, protein MYPKIIVSGILCLVSSLVQGQMLTLPDAAERSVQNYQKIKAKKSLIDASSENVSYRKSMYLPDVTAMVQQSFGSVNAQNGPMYAYGGLGVTSTSMPLAEQNWNSAFGSLYLANINWNIFTFGRLKSELSAARAGYQVQVSGLDQEIFQHQIKVGAAYLNLVASQRLRYVQERNLYRATVFYEMTQSRANSGLLPEVDASLAKAEVSNAQSAQIKAYDKVLAYSTDLSVLMGEPFQHYTTDSLYYTSEPPAARTPALPAGQHPVLLFRQHKIDESVEQEKVALATKKPSLSAFGVIQGRGTGFDWNYVQDNTAYSSSYWKGAGIDRANYIVGFNLNWNISNIFRNNHKQKQQQYLTQAFRHDYERVHEELKAQEALANAQYENARDNLKETKIQLESATLAYRQHSALYENGLTTLIDFTQALYALNRAEIEHEIAKNNIWQALLLQSAANGDLHLLLYSRSK, encoded by the coding sequence ATGTATCCAAAAATTATAGTATCAGGGATACTGTGTCTTGTATCTTCCCTTGTACAAGGGCAGATGCTGACACTCCCTGATGCAGCAGAACGATCCGTTCAAAATTATCAAAAAATCAAGGCTAAGAAGTCTTTAATAGATGCATCTTCGGAAAATGTATCTTACCGTAAAAGCATGTACCTGCCGGATGTAACGGCTATGGTGCAGCAGTCATTCGGCTCTGTAAATGCACAGAATGGTCCTATGTACGCCTATGGCGGACTGGGTGTAACATCCACATCTATGCCTTTGGCCGAACAGAATTGGAATTCAGCATTCGGATCATTGTATCTGGCCAATATCAATTGGAATATCTTTACTTTCGGCAGACTCAAAAGCGAGTTGTCTGCGGCACGTGCCGGTTATCAGGTGCAGGTATCCGGTTTGGACCAGGAAATTTTTCAGCATCAGATTAAAGTGGGGGCCGCTTACCTCAATCTCGTCGCCAGTCAACGTCTCCGATATGTGCAGGAACGAAATCTGTATCGGGCGACGGTATTTTATGAAATGACACAAAGCCGGGCAAACAGTGGTCTGCTACCAGAAGTTGATGCTTCCTTAGCCAAAGCGGAAGTATCCAATGCTCAGTCTGCCCAGATTAAAGCATATGATAAGGTACTGGCATATTCCACAGACCTGTCTGTTTTAATGGGTGAACCTTTTCAGCACTATACGACAGACAGTCTTTATTATACTTCGGAACCTCCGGCAGCAAGGACACCCGCTCTTCCGGCCGGACAGCATCCGGTTCTTTTGTTCCGGCAACATAAAATCGATGAAAGTGTCGAGCAGGAAAAAGTCGCCCTTGCTACAAAAAAGCCTTCACTGTCTGCATTTGGTGTGATTCAGGGAAGAGGTACAGGCTTTGACTGGAATTATGTTCAGGATAATACAGCTTATTCTTCTTCTTACTGGAAAGGAGCAGGTATTGACAGAGCCAATTATATAGTAGGGTTTAATCTGAACTGGAACATCAGTAATATTTTCCGTAATAATCATAAGCAGAAGCAACAACAATACCTTACACAAGCTTTCAGACATGATTATGAACGTGTACATGAAGAGCTGAAGGCACAGGAAGCACTGGCAAATGCACAATATGAAAATGCCAGAGACAACCTCAAAGAGACGAAGATTCAGTTAGAGTCTGCCACATTAGCCTATCGGCAGCACAGCGCACTTTACGAAAATGGATTAACGACACTGATTGACTTTACACAGGCACTCTATGCACTCAATCGGGCAGAGATAGAGCATGAGATTGCTAAGAATAATATCTGGCAGGCTCTGCTGCTGCAGTCTGCAGCAAACGGAGATCTCCATCTGTTACTTTATTCACGTTCAAAATAA
- a CDS encoding efflux RND transporter permease subunit, whose product MNLIRFALRKPVSIIVMVVGLLFFGIKATKDVQVDILPEMNLPVVYIAHSFHGYTPQQMEGYFTKMYVNMMLFANGVKSIETKNTQGLTLMKINFYEGTNMGEAIASINALSSRSQVFLPPGAPPPFIIRFDASSQPVGQLVFRSDTKTNNELQDIANFNARPFLIAIPGLTTAPPFGGSPRTIEINIDPGKLRTHSLSPEQVVEAISRQNITSPSGNVYINDINYLTPTNNTLKTVEEFGDIPIFKGQVDNVYIRDVATVKDGADITTGYALIDGKRSVYINIAKSGNASTYDVVSSLKKAIPDIQRNLPEGVSISYEFDQSVYVINAVKSLVVEGVLGALLTGLMVLLFLRDRRAALIVILTIPISIIAGVLFLKLFGQTINIMSLSGLALAIGILVDESTVTVENIHQHFAMGKTKAQAIWDACKEIAFPKLLILLCILAVFAPAVVMTGIPGALFMPLALAIGFSMIISFLMSQTFVPVMANWLMKNKEKHEEKESGFDRFKVRFLYFLTKLMQRKKIIFSLSMIAAIIAVSFMYMHIGKDVLPSVNSRQFQLRITAPEGTRIEKTEQKIKAVLGELDTLLGKDNVSISSTFVGQHPSTFAVSPIYLYNAGPHEALMQVALRSVDGNTDALKDKIRKHLRERMPELKLSFEPIELTEKILSQGANTPVEIRVAGMMKKMNMMYANKLLTKLKELDYMRDQQIPQSMNYPALEIQIDRTRAAQLGLDAQDIARSLVATTASSRYTSKNMWVGGMMYIAYDVQVQMPQHMLTSRDELANIPLSRNSDRPVLGDVATITPVKTMGESYNDGTMGYTTVTANLHQADLERAKKDVELAIASLGELPKGVNIKLAGMAPVLDDTFNSLLSGLLIAVLVIFLMLTANFQSFKVSFVILTTVPFVVLGSLLLLRLTGSTLNLQSFMGIIMSVGVSIANAVLLITNAETLRLQTGDATTSALQAANLRMRPIIMTTLAMVAGMLPMAIGFGEGGDQVSPLGRAVVGGLFASTFSVLILLPLLFSWIQQKSSITSVSLDPEDESSIHYSPSNTNR is encoded by the coding sequence ATGAATCTAATACGTTTCGCATTGCGAAAACCCGTTTCCATTATTGTAATGGTAGTGGGACTTTTATTCTTTGGAATCAAGGCCACCAAAGATGTTCAGGTCGATATACTTCCTGAAATGAACTTGCCTGTAGTCTATATTGCACATTCCTTTCACGGGTATACGCCACAACAGATGGAAGGATATTTCACTAAAATGTACGTGAATATGATGCTCTTTGCGAATGGGGTCAAGAGTATTGAAACCAAAAATACCCAGGGATTAACCCTGATGAAAATAAACTTTTATGAAGGGACTAACATGGGAGAAGCTATTGCGTCCATCAATGCGTTATCCAGCCGTTCGCAGGTATTCCTGCCTCCCGGTGCACCTCCTCCGTTTATCATTCGTTTTGATGCTTCTTCACAACCTGTAGGGCAGCTCGTATTCAGAAGTGATACGAAAACCAATAATGAGCTTCAGGATATAGCCAATTTCAATGCCCGGCCATTCCTGATTGCTATTCCGGGATTGACAACAGCACCGCCTTTTGGCGGTAGTCCCCGAACGATTGAAATTAATATTGATCCGGGTAAGCTTAGGACACATTCGCTATCTCCCGAACAGGTAGTGGAAGCTATCAGCAGGCAGAATATTACCTCTCCTTCAGGAAATGTATATATCAATGATATCAACTACCTGACCCCGACCAACAATACCCTGAAGACGGTAGAAGAATTTGGTGATATCCCGATTTTTAAAGGACAGGTTGATAATGTCTATATCCGGGATGTCGCGACTGTAAAAGACGGAGCAGATATTACGACAGGTTATGCGCTGATAGATGGCAAGCGCTCTGTTTACATTAATATCGCCAAGTCTGGGAATGCTTCTACATATGATGTGGTTAGCAGTCTCAAGAAAGCGATTCCGGATATCCAGCGCAATCTGCCGGAAGGAGTGTCGATCTCCTATGAATTTGATCAGTCTGTATATGTTATTAATGCTGTGAAAAGTCTGGTGGTAGAGGGAGTATTGGGCGCACTTCTGACCGGATTAATGGTCTTGCTTTTCCTGAGAGACAGACGAGCGGCTTTGATTGTAATCCTGACCATTCCTATTTCCATTATAGCAGGTGTACTGTTTCTAAAGCTGTTCGGACAAACTATTAATATCATGTCATTGTCCGGACTGGCACTGGCTATCGGGATATTGGTAGATGAAAGTACCGTTACTGTTGAGAATATTCATCAACATTTTGCTATGGGAAAAACAAAGGCTCAGGCGATTTGGGATGCGTGTAAAGAAATAGCATTTCCAAAACTGCTGATTCTCTTATGTATTCTTGCTGTGTTTGCTCCGGCTGTCGTGATGACTGGAATACCGGGCGCATTATTTATGCCGCTTGCATTAGCTATAGGATTCTCCATGATCATATCTTTTCTGATGTCTCAGACTTTTGTGCCTGTAATGGCCAACTGGCTGATGAAGAATAAAGAGAAACATGAGGAGAAAGAAAGTGGATTTGACCGGTTTAAAGTGCGGTTTTTATACTTTTTAACCAAGCTGATGCAGCGTAAGAAAATTATCTTTTCGCTCAGTATGATTGCTGCGATTATAGCTGTTTCCTTTATGTATATGCATATCGGAAAAGATGTGTTGCCATCTGTAAATTCCCGTCAGTTTCAGCTAAGGATCACAGCACCCGAAGGTACACGGATAGAAAAAACCGAACAAAAAATCAAAGCCGTGCTGGGCGAACTGGATACCTTATTAGGAAAAGATAATGTCAGTATCTCATCCACTTTTGTCGGACAACATCCTTCGACATTTGCCGTGAGTCCTATCTATCTCTATAATGCCGGGCCACATGAAGCCCTGATGCAGGTTGCCCTTCGGTCTGTAGACGGAAATACAGATGCGTTGAAAGATAAGATCCGAAAACATTTGCGTGAGCGAATGCCCGAATTGAAATTGTCTTTTGAGCCTATAGAACTGACGGAAAAAATACTGAGTCAGGGGGCAAATACTCCAGTTGAAATCCGTGTTGCGGGAATGATGAAAAAGATGAATATGATGTACGCCAATAAGCTTCTGACTAAGCTTAAAGAACTGGATTACATGCGTGATCAGCAAATTCCTCAGTCTATGAACTATCCGGCATTGGAAATCCAGATTGACCGTACCCGCGCCGCTCAACTGGGGTTAGATGCTCAGGATATTGCCAGATCACTGGTTGCGACGACTGCTTCTTCCCGTTATACAAGTAAGAATATGTGGGTAGGAGGGATGATGTATATTGCATATGATGTACAGGTACAGATGCCTCAGCATATGCTGACTTCCCGTGACGAGCTGGCGAATATTCCATTATCCAGAAATTCGGACAGACCGGTCCTTGGGGATGTTGCCACTATCACGCCTGTCAAAACAATGGGCGAAAGCTACAATGACGGCACCATGGGGTATACAACAGTCACCGCTAATTTACATCAGGCAGATCTGGAAAGAGCGAAAAAGGATGTGGAACTCGCTATTGCGTCTCTGGGTGAACTGCCCAAAGGAGTCAATATCAAACTGGCCGGAATGGCTCCTGTACTTGATGATACTTTCAACAGTTTGTTAAGCGGATTATTAATAGCAGTTCTTGTGATATTTTTGATGTTGACCGCCAATTTTCAATCCTTTAAAGTTTCATTTGTGATATTGACTACTGTACCTTTTGTAGTATTAGGTTCTTTATTGCTGCTTCGTCTTACAGGCTCTACACTCAACCTGCAGTCTTTTATGGGTATTATTATGTCCGTAGGCGTGTCTATTGCCAATGCAGTCTTGCTGATTACTAATGCAGAGACCCTTCGCCTGCAGACCGGAGATGCGACCACATCAGCACTGCAGGCTGCTAATCTGCGTATGCGTCCTATTATAATGACCACACTGGCAATGGTAGCCGGGATGCTGCCCATGGCCATCGGATTCGGAGAAGGCGGAGATCAGGTGTCTCCATTGGGCAGGGCCGTAGTAGGCGGACTCTTTGCGTCTACCTTTTCCGTATTGATTCTGCTGCCACTACTGTTCAGCTGGATACAGCAAAAAAGCAGTATTACTTCCGTATCACTTGATCCTGAAGATGAATCCAGTATCCATTATTCACCCTCCAATACTAATCGTTAA
- a CDS encoding efflux RND transporter periplasmic adaptor subunit, with protein sequence MNNLIYMLASVILFTSCSGFNKEEKQTSEKMTMAMPQNLETVAVQKSNPLVRLKLAGELSPDQQTDLYAKVNSYVKNIRVDIGDRVSKGQVLIILEAPEIQSQLATAKEKWKGQEAIYAATKASYDRMLKANETKGAISRDALDQITARRIADEAQLNAARASYQELKNIEDYLLIRAPFSGVITDRNVDLGAYVSPMGKGGEKPLLTVQNTQKLRLSLSVPEANTGFLHLGDTIHFTVRSLPQKKYFAKISRKSGTLDLKLRAEKIEADFNNIQQELKPFMVAETLIPLQHSEATFFVPKTALVESNLGVYILKDENGKVKKVPVSKGRSMPDQVEIFGDLEEGNQIILKASEEIQEGTTISNIKNKRS encoded by the coding sequence ATGAACAATTTAATATATATGCTGGCTTCGGTAATCCTGTTTACCTCATGTTCCGGCTTTAATAAAGAAGAGAAACAAACATCAGAAAAAATGACAATGGCTATGCCGCAAAATCTGGAAACAGTCGCTGTTCAAAAAAGCAATCCACTCGTCAGACTGAAGCTGGCAGGTGAGTTGTCACCCGATCAGCAAACGGATCTTTATGCAAAAGTCAATAGTTATGTAAAGAACATTCGCGTGGATATAGGGGATCGTGTCAGCAAAGGACAGGTGCTCATAATCCTGGAAGCTCCTGAGATCCAGTCTCAGCTGGCTACTGCAAAGGAAAAGTGGAAAGGACAAGAGGCAATTTATGCAGCTACAAAAGCGAGTTACGATCGTATGCTGAAAGCAAATGAGACAAAGGGAGCAATTTCACGTGATGCACTGGACCAGATCACGGCCAGACGAATTGCTGATGAAGCACAACTCAATGCGGCCAGAGCGAGCTATCAGGAATTGAAGAATATAGAAGACTATTTGCTGATCCGTGCGCCTTTTTCGGGAGTTATCACCGATCGTAACGTCGATCTCGGGGCATATGTGAGTCCAATGGGAAAAGGAGGGGAGAAACCCCTGTTGACTGTACAGAATACGCAGAAGCTTAGACTATCCCTCTCCGTTCCGGAAGCAAATACAGGTTTCCTCCATCTGGGGGATACTATTCATTTTACCGTACGTTCTCTGCCGCAGAAAAAGTATTTCGCAAAAATATCCCGTAAATCAGGTACGCTGGATCTGAAACTTCGTGCGGAAAAGATTGAAGCGGACTTCAACAATATACAGCAGGAATTGAAGCCCTTTATGGTTGCAGAGACATTGATTCCTTTACAGCATTCTGAAGCAACTTTCTTTGTTCCGAAAACTGCTTTGGTAGAAAGTAATCTGGGGGTATACATTCTCAAAGATGAAAATGGTAAAGTAAAAAAAGTGCCTGTTTCTAAAGGCCGAAGTATGCCGGATCAGGTAGAAATATTCGGGGATCTGGAAGAAGGAAATCAAATTATACTGAAAGCTTCTGAAGAAATTCAGGAAGGCACAACAATTTCAAATATAAAAAACAAAAGATCATGA
- a CDS encoding MFS transporter — translation MQNSWKKKFSIIWVGQFISLLSSTAVNFAVIIWLSLETGSAEVLAYAAIAGLLPQAIIGPIAGVYIDRWDRKKTMMFADGFVAFCTLIMSVSFYMGNESLLLIYVMLALRSVGSAFHMPAMQAAIPMLAPPSELLRIAGINQIIQSVSSIAGPALGALAIGFMSIGNVLLLDIAGAVVAITSLLFVHIPNPEIAEKAKASVQQVWKDIKLGWEEIRKNRGLSYLFLYTVIATFCIMPVAVLFPLMTINHFGGDKIEMSIVEMAWGVGMLIGGGLLGIWKPNIHKVIIINTMHMLLGLSLAVSGWLPVSGFILFVVLTGIGGLAASVYNASFMTVLQEEVNPAMMGRVFSMFFSIVVIPSVVGLLSTGFVADTIGVNLTFIILGLVVVGVGLLSFFTPSLMRLGKEKNIITEKQEESSPEQV, via the coding sequence ATGCAAAATTCCTGGAAAAAGAAATTTTCTATTATATGGGTGGGACAGTTTATCTCCCTGTTAAGCAGTACGGCAGTCAACTTTGCTGTAATTATCTGGTTGAGTCTGGAAACAGGTTCTGCTGAAGTATTGGCTTATGCAGCTATTGCAGGGCTGCTTCCGCAGGCTATTATCGGTCCGATAGCAGGTGTATATATTGATCGTTGGGACCGAAAGAAAACAATGATGTTTGCAGATGGGTTTGTGGCATTCTGTACATTGATCATGTCCGTTAGTTTTTATATGGGCAATGAAAGTCTGTTGTTAATCTATGTTATGCTGGCTCTGCGTTCAGTAGGTTCTGCATTCCATATGCCGGCTATGCAGGCCGCGATTCCTATGCTTGCACCTCCATCTGAATTGTTACGGATAGCAGGTATAAATCAGATTATACAATCTGTTTCGAGTATTGCAGGACCTGCTCTTGGAGCGCTGGCAATTGGATTTATGTCGATCGGAAATGTGTTGCTTTTGGATATTGCCGGAGCAGTCGTGGCAATTACCTCCTTACTCTTTGTGCATATTCCCAATCCGGAAATAGCAGAGAAAGCCAAAGCAAGTGTACAGCAAGTGTGGAAGGATATTAAACTCGGATGGGAAGAAATACGTAAGAACAGAGGACTTTCTTACCTGTTCCTGTATACTGTCATTGCTACTTTTTGTATTATGCCTGTCGCAGTACTTTTTCCGTTGATGACCATCAATCATTTTGGCGGAGACAAAATAGAAATGAGTATAGTTGAAATGGCCTGGGGTGTGGGTATGCTGATCGGTGGCGGATTGTTGGGTATCTGGAAGCCAAATATCCATAAAGTCATTATTATTAATACGATGCATATGCTGCTAGGTCTTAGTCTGGCGGTATCCGGCTGGCTTCCGGTTTCCGGATTTATACTGTTCGTTGTACTTACAGGAATTGGTGGATTAGCGGCTTCAGTATACAATGCCAGTTTTATGACGGTATTGCAGGAAGAGGTAAATCCGGCCATGATGGGACGTGTATTTTCGATGTTCTTTAGTATTGTAGTCATCCCTTCTGTTGTCGGATTGTTAAGTACAGGTTTTGTAGCAGATACCATAGGCGTGAATCTTACCTTCATTATCCTCGGACTGGTTGTGGTGGGAGTAGGATTACTGTCTTTCTTTACGCCTTCGCTGATGAGATTGGGTAAGGAGAAAAATATAATAACAGAGAAACAAGAAGAAAGTTCTCCGGAACAGGTATAA
- a CDS encoding EthD family reductase produces the protein MKTKIGLLIAILALLISCQQSSAPSLAFHKKGMIKVTIFYPKGEGTTFDMDYYIRKHMPLVQRVYGDALKGLTIDKGIGGGSPETAAPYMAMGHLYFENVAAYEEGLKKNRETFAADFPKYTNVMPVVQISEVIQ, from the coding sequence ATGAAAACAAAAATCGGATTACTGATTGCCATATTGGCTCTCCTGATCAGCTGTCAGCAAAGTTCTGCACCTTCCTTAGCCTTTCATAAGAAAGGAATGATTAAAGTGACCATATTCTATCCAAAAGGGGAAGGCACGACCTTTGACATGGATTATTATATCCGCAAACATATGCCTTTAGTTCAGCGGGTGTATGGTGATGCATTAAAAGGTCTAACGATAGATAAAGGAATAGGAGGCGGATCTCCCGAAACAGCTGCGCCCTATATGGCCATGGGGCATCTGTACTTTGAAAATGTAGCAGCTTATGAAGAAGGATTAAAAAAGAACAGAGAGACCTTCGCAGCCGATTTCCCTAAATATACGAATGTTATGCCGGTCGTACAGATCAGTGAAGTGATTCAATAA